The Vitis riparia cultivar Riparia Gloire de Montpellier isolate 1030 chromosome 3, EGFV_Vit.rip_1.0, whole genome shotgun sequence genome includes a region encoding these proteins:
- the LOC117910924 gene encoding L-type lectin-domain containing receptor kinase IX.1-like has product MISIFFFLIFFPSATSLSFNFSSFGSNNHNISFDEAGDAVYSSDGCIQLTRNEKDMQANNSWGRAMYSERLYLWDQTSRNLTDFTSNFSFVINSQGDSLHADGLTFFLNGTQLHTDTLGETLGLAKEKNETNKSAVTFIAVEFDTFTNAAKRDPEGEHIGIDINSMISVKTVNWSSNIEKGKLNHVSISYTSSSHNLSVVLITEVTDSTNSTQSLSYQVDLREYLPEYVTMGFSGSTGSYFQINKICSWNFSSTLEPPSSVEPGEGKKTELAVGLSVCAFVVVGGFGLAWFYFWRKRNTGRDQEDGGDSDLAMDEDFEKGTGPRKFSFNELALATTNFSEGEKLGEGGFGGVYRGFLRELNSYVAVKRVTRNSQQGMKEYASEVKIFCRLRHRNLVQLMGWCHKKGELLLVYELLPNGSLSTCLFEEKTLLTWAMRYRIALGLASSLLYLHEEWEQCVVHRDIKSSNVMLDSDFNAKLGDFGLARLVDHGKGSQTTVLAGTMGYMAPECFMTGKASKNSDVYSFGIVALEICCGRRAVETKAEENQIRLVEWVWDLYGVGKLLEAADPRLSADYDDQQMERLMIVGLWCAHPDCNARPSMREAISVLNSEALLPILPIKMPVPMYYAPPALQTSYSTSLSERNHTQFSNSSNGTTDSSKVSESSSTLSQSASLFHTR; this is encoded by the coding sequence AtgatttccattttcttcttcctaaTATTCTTCCCTTCTGCAACTTCGTTGTCCTTCAACTTCTCCAGCTTTGGTTCAAATAACCATAATATATCCTTCGACGAAGCAGGAGACGCTGTATATTCTTCAGATGGATGCATCCAACTGACCAGAAATGAGAAGGACATGCAAGCGAATAATAGTTGGGGTCGAGCCATGTATAGCGAGCGATTGTATCTCTGGGATCAGACCTCCAGAAATCTAACTGATTTCACTAGCAATTTCTCCTTTGTCATCAATTCACAAGGCGACAGTCTGCATGCCGACGGACTTACGTTCTTCCTTAATGGTACCCAATTGCATACAGATACGTTGGGAGAAACTCTTGGTCTCGccaaagaaaagaatgagacaAACAAAAGTGCAGTTACTTTTATTGCAGTGGAGTTTGATACATTTACAAACGCAGCAAAGAGGGATCCAGAAGGTGAGCATATTGGTATTGATATTAACTCCATGATATCTGTTAAAACTGTGAACTGGTCCAGCAATATCGAGAAAGGAAAGCTAAATCATGTTTCCATCAGTTATACTTCTAGTTCACATAATCTCAGTGTTGTCCTAATTACTGAGGTTACGGACAGTACCAATAGTACGCAAAGCCTCTCTTACCAAGTTGATCTGAGGGAATACTTGCCGGAATACGTTACTATGGGCTTCTCAGGCTCAACAGGATCGTATTTCCAGATAAACAAAATTTGCTCATGGAATTTTAGTTCAACTTTGGAACCTCCCAGTTCTGTAGAACCTGGAGAGGGAAAGAAGACAGAACTTGCGGTGGGATTGAGTGTTTGTGCATTTGTTGTGGTGGGTGGGTTTGGATTGGCTTGGTTTTACTTCTGGAGGAAGAGGAATACTGGGAGAGATCAAGAAGACGGTGGTGACAGTGACCTGGCCATGGACGAAGATTTTGAGAAGGGTACTGGACCGAGGAAGTTTTCCTTTAATGAATTGGCTCTTGCGACCACTAACTTTTCAGAGGGAGAGAAGCTTGGAGAGGGAGGGTTTGGTGGGGTCTATAGAGGTTTCTTGCGAGAACTGAACTCTTATGTTGCAGTTAAGAGGGTAACAAGGAACTCCCAACAGGGGATGAAGGAGTACGCATCTGAAGTGAAGATCTTCTGTCGATTGAGGCACCGGAACTTGGTGCAGCTCATGGGCTGGTGCCATAAAAAAGGAGAGCTCCTATTGGTTTACGAGTTGTTGCCAAATGGAAGCTTGAGCACCTgtctttttgaagaaaaaacctTGTTAACATGGGCTATGAGGTATAGAATTGCTCTAGGCTTGGCCTCTTCGCTTCTGTACCTACATGAAGAATGGGAGCAGTGTGTGGTACACAGGGACATCAAGTCCAGTAATGTGATGCTGGACTCAGATTTTAATGCTAAGCTTGGAGATTTTGGGCTAGCCAGGCTTGTTGATCATGGTAAAGGGTCACAAACCACTGTTTTAGCAGGGACCATGGGCTACATGGCTCCTGAATGTTTCATGACAGGCAAGGCTAGTAAGAACTCTGACGTGTACAGTTTTGGAATTGTTGCATTGGAAATTTGCTGTGGAAGAAGAGCCGTGGAAACAAAGGCCGAAGAAAATCAGATCAGATTGGTGGAGTGGGTTTGGGACCTCTATGGCGTAGGAAAACTTCTTGAAGCAGCTGATCCAAGACTGTCTGCAGATTATGATGATCAACAAATGGAACGATTGATGATTGTTGGTCTTTGGTGTGCTCACCCGGATTGCAATGCTCGTCCTTCAATGAGGGAAGCAATTAGTGTCCTTAATTCTGAAGCTTTATTGCCTATTCTTCCTATAAAAATGCCTGTGCCAATGTATTACGCTCCCCCAGCGCTGCAGACATCATATAGCACTAGCCTTTCTGAGAGAAACCACACCCAGTTTTCCAACTCCTCTAATGGCACCACGGACTCATCAAAGGTCTCAGAATCTTCTTCAACCTTGTCTCAATCCGCATCCCTATTCCACACACGCTAA